A stretch of the Argentina anserina chromosome 6, drPotAnse1.1, whole genome shotgun sequence genome encodes the following:
- the LOC126797390 gene encoding LOW QUALITY PROTEIN: pentatricopeptide repeat-containing protein At3g29230 (The sequence of the model RefSeq protein was modified relative to this genomic sequence to represent the inferred CDS: inserted 2 bases in 1 codon; deleted 1 base in 1 codon; substituted 1 base at 1 genomic stop codon) — protein sequence MGLGIGIFGGGWETPHKNRREPISEPPLISRHANVPPSPLSRLGFPTPTPRPKPLRPPPLHKLAHIKQIHAQILKAHLHQDPHTAPELIAGEVSDARELFGEMPERDAVSWNSMLDGYARAGXMEEAFELFERMPQRNVVSWSTMVLVYAKLGDMGMARMMFDRMPFKNLVPWTIIISGYAQKGEAIMLYDEMERDGLKLDNGAVISILAACAESGLIALGKKVHESIERNRFKCSTPVLXNMYAKCGGLEEAYRVFDGISKKDLVSWNSMLQGLGMHGHGEKALHLFSRMEKDGFRPDKVTFIGVLCACTHSGFGEEGLDAFHTMETKYGIVPEVEHYGCMIDLLGRGGRLREAFRLVQSMPMEPNAVIWGTLLGSCRMHNDLELAEKALDQLVKLEPSDPGIFSIMSNMYAAAGDWENMANIRLQMRSTGMQKTSGASSIEVDDEVHEFTVFDRVHPRSSDIYGMINRPEASGHILNKY from the exons atgggATTAGGAATTGGGATTTTTGGTGGTGGGTGGGAGACG CCACACAAAAACCGCCGCGAACCCATATCTGAACCGCCGCTCATTTCCCGCCATGCAAATGTGCCTCCCAGCCCGCTCTCCCGGTTGGGTTTCCCGACGCCGACTCCTCGACCAAAACCTCTCCGACCTCCACCGCTGCACAAACTCGCCCACATCAAACAAATCCACGCCCAAATCCTCAAAGCCCATCTCCACCAAGACCCCCACACCGCCCCAGAGCTCATCGCTGGGGAGGTGAGTGATGCACGGGAGCTGTTCGGTGAAATGCCTGAGAGAGACGCGGTGAGCTGGAACTCGATGCTGGATGGGTACGCGAGGGCGGGGTAGATGGAGGAAGCGTTTGAGCTGTTTGAGAGGATGCCCCAGAGGAATGTGGTGTCGTGGTCGACTATGGTGTTGGTGTAT GCAAAGTTGGGGGACATGGGGATGGCGAGGATGATGTTTGATAGAATGCCGTTTAAGAATTTGGTTCCGTGGACGATTATTATTTCGGGGTATGCGCAGAAGGGGGAGGCGATTATGTTGTATGATGAGATGGAGAGAGATGGATTGAAGCTGGATAATGGGGCTGTTATTAGTATATTGGCTGCTTGTGCCGAGTCTGGTTTGATTGCGTTGGGGAAGAAAGTTCATGAGTCTATTGAGAGGAATAGGTTTAAGTGTAGTACTCCCGTTTT AAATATGTATGCGAAATGTGGTGGCTTGGAGGAGGCGTATAGAGTGTTTGATGGGATATCAAAGAAAGATTTGGTGTCTTGGAATTCTATGCTCCAAGGGTTAGGCATGCATGGACATGGTGAGAAAGCCCTTCATCTGTTCTCTAGAATGGAGAAGGATGGGTTTAGGCCGGATAAAGTCACCTTCATTGGCGTGTTATGTGCCTGCACGCATTCAGGCTTTGGGGAGGAGGGGCTTGATGCTTTCCATACGATGGAAACAAAATATGGGATTGTACCCGAAGTTGAGCATTATGGTTGCATGATTGACCTTTTGGGTCGGGGAGGCCGTCTCAGGGAAGCTTTTAGGCTTGTGCAAAGCATGCCGATGGAACCAAATGCTGTTATATGGGGTACACTTTTGGGATCGTGCCGGATGCATAATGATCTTGAACTAGCAGAGAAGGCCCTGGATCAGCTGGTTAAGTTAGAACCATCAGATCCAGGAATTTTTTCCATTATGTCAAATATGTATGCTGCGGCTGGTGATTGGGAAAACATGGCCAATATCAGGCTACAAATGAGGAGCACAGGAATGCAGAAAACTTCAGGGGCTAGTTCCATCGAGGTGGATGATGAGGTACATGAGTTTACAGTATTTGATAGAGTTCATCCTAGATCAAGCGACATATATGGGATGATTAACAGACCTGAAGCCAGCGGACACATCCTCAACAAGTATTAG